TACGATGGATTTCAGGTACTTGCCCTTCGCCTGAAGGTCGATGGTGTGGTCATAGAAGCCCACCACGCCATGCACGGCGCCCGCGAGCAGCTCATTCTCGGCCTCGACGCCGGCGCGGGAATTGATCAGCTCGACATCGAGCCCTTCATCCTTGAAATAGCCGAGCTCGCGGGTGAGGGCGGCGGGCAGATAGATCTGCTTCTCCATGCCGCCGACGATGATGGTGAGCTTTTCGGCGAAGGCGCCGGACGAGGCCATAAGGCCCGTGGCAAGAGCGAGGGTGCCGACAAACGCCTTGAGGCGCGATCCCGCCTTGCGGGATGCACGGAATGTGGACATGGCTGGGCCTTCCCTTGGGGGCGATATTCGCCCGCGTTTCCTCAAATGATGGTGCCTTGCGGCATTCTTCTCTTGGTTCGGCTTTCTGCCGTATGAACCTTTTACCCGAAGGAAGCTTTCAGTCGGCTTTCAGTCGCGGGCCGCAGGTGGAATGAGCAGGGAGTACGGGAGAATGCCGATGGACCTCGATCTCTTGCTGCGCAAGGCCCGCCTGTCGGACGGGCGGCGCGTCGTCATCGGCATCGCCGATGGGCGCATCGCATTGATCGAGGAAGAGGGCGCCCCCGTTCCTCCGGCGCGGGAGAGCCTCGATCTTGCGAACGCGGTCGTGCTGCCGGGCTTCACCGATGGCCATCTGCATCTCGACAAGACGCTGCTCGGCCTGCCCTGGCGGCCCCATGACGCCGCGCCGTCCGTCCGGGCCCGGATCGAGGCGGAGAAGGCGTTCCGGCGCGGCGAGTGCTCGACACTGGCGGAACGCGGCGCCGAGAAGCTGCTGGAATTGGCGCTGCGCCACGGCACCACCAGCCTGCGCACGCATGTGGACATCGACGACGTGACGCGGCTCGATTATCTGGCACAGGTGCTGGAGATCAGGGAGCGCTGGCGCGGACGGGTGGACATCCAGATCGTCGCCTTTCCCCAGAGCGGCATCCTCTCCTGCCCGCCGGTGGCTGATCTGCTGGAGGAGGCGTTGCGCATGGGCGCCGATCTTGTGGGCGGCCTCGACCCGCTGGGCCATGACGGCGATCTCCACGCGCCGCTCGATGTGGTCTTCGGGCTCGCCGAGCGCCACGGACGGGGCATCGACATCCATCTGCATGATGGGGGCGAAGCCGGCCTGTCCGAGATCATGGAGATTGCGCACCGCACGAAGGTGACGGGCCTCGGAGGCACCGTCACCATCAGCCATGCCTTCGCGCTGGCGGATGCCGATGCACGCGCCTTCGACGCGGTGGCGGGCCTGCTGCGGGAGGCGGGCGTTGCCATCCTCTCCAGCATTCCTGGCGGGGACCGCTGTCCGCCGCTCCTGCGGCTGCGGGAGGCTGGCGTCAGCGTCTTCTTCGGCTCGGACAATGTGCGCGACTGCTGGAATCCGGCGAGCGTCGTCGGCATGGCCGACCGCACGATGCTTGCCACCTACCGCTTCGGCTTGCGGACGGACGCGGACATCGCCGGCCTCATCGATCACGTCACCCGCATTCCCCATGCCGTGACGGGCCTCGGGCCGGGCACGCTTGCGCCCGGCGCACCGGCGGACTTGCTCGCCTTCGACGTGGAGACCGTGCCCCAGATCGTGGTGGAGCGCCGCCTGCCCACGCTGGTGATGAAGGGCGGTGTTCGGCAGGTGTGAGGCCCGCTCACGCCATAGCCACGCACTCGATCTCGATGTCGAAGGGCTGGGACCAGGGTTTGATAGCGGCCGAGGTGCGCGCGGGAAAGCCGCCGGTGAAGCGGGCCGCATAGATCCGGTTGACGGGGCCCATCAGAGCCGGGTCGGTGACGAAGACGGTGGCCTTCACCACGCGGTCCAGCGAGGAGCCAGCGTGGGCGAGGGCAAAGGCAAGAGCGTCCAGCGAACATTCCGCCTGAACCTCGATGGGACCGCCTACGATGGCGCCGGTTGCGAGGTCGAGGGGCGGCATGCCGCAGGTGAAGAGGAGGCCGCCCGCGCGCACCAGCGCGGACGTGGGGGCGCCGAGGCGACGGATCGCCTCGGACACCACGGGCACCTCGATGATTTCGGGGGCGGACATGGTTCGTCTCACGCGGCGCGCGCGAGCACGGCCTGAAGCAGCACGTTCACGCCCGGCTCAATATCAGCGAGGGTGACATTCTCCAGTTCGTTATGGGAGAGGCCGCCCTCGCAGGGGGTGAAGATCATCGCCGTGGGCAGGTGGTTGGCCACGTGCATGGCGTCGTGACCGGCCTCTGTCAGCATATCCATGTGCGTATAGCCCAGGGCTTCGGCCGCGCCGCGCACGAGGCCGACGCGATCCCTGTCGAAGGCCATGCCGCCATAGGACCAGCCCTCATGAAGGCGGATCTTGCAGCGGGACTTCGCCTCAAGCTCGGGGAGCCGCGCGATGAAGCGCTCCAGCGCCTGCGAGACCACCGCATTGTCGGGATGGCGCATGTCGCAGGTCATCTCCACCCGATCCGGCAGGATGCCGAGCAGGTTCGGCTCGGCCACAAGGCGCATGGTGGTGGACTTGCCGCCGGTGGGATGAAGCTCCCAGCCGATCTCCTCGATGGCCAGCGTGACATGGGCCGCGCCGACCAGCGCATTGTGCCGGTCGGGCATGGGCGTGGGGCCGACGTGGCCGGTCTCGCCGATCACCTCCACCACGAAGCCGCGCACCGCGAAGGCGCCGGTAACGACGCCGAGCTGGATCTTCGCCGCATCCAGACGCGGTCCCTGCTCGATATGCAGCTCGAACAGGCTGTCGCATTGGTCCGGCCGCAGGCCGCCGGTGCCGCGGAAGGAGATAGCATCGAGGGCGGCCCCAAGGGTGATGCCGTCCTTGTCGGTGCGCGAGAGCGCGAAATCGAGGCTCTTGTCGCCAGTGAAGATGGCCGAGCCGATCATGGGCGGCTCGAAACGGGCGCCTTCCTCATTGGTCCAGTTCACCACCGCCACGGGCAGGCGGGTCTCGATGCCGTGGTCGTTCAGGGTGCGGATCACTTCGAGGCCGGCCAGAACGCCGAGGATGCCGTCGAAGCGGCCGCCCTTGATCTGGGTGTCAAGATGACTGCCCACCAGCACCACCTTGCCGTCAGCTTCCTGCCCCGGTCGCACCGCGAACATGTTGCCGATGCCATCGACGGTGAGCTGGCAGCCCGCTTCCTCGCACCAGCGCTGAAAGACGCGGCGCACTTCGCCATCCTCGGCCGTGAGCGCGAGGCGGCGCAGCCCGCCACGCGCTGTCGTGCCGATCTCGGCCGAGCGCGCGAGCGTGGACCAGAGCCGATCCATGTTGGGACGCAGGTTGGCGTGGCGATGCATCTGTCGGACCTTGCTGCCTGTAAGGGAACGGCTGTGCCTGCCGGCCACGCCGCGATGACATCTGTTCTAGAGCGGCTCTGCGATGGCGGAAAATAGAAACCGGCAATGCAGACCATATCGAATATCGATTGGCGTGCCGCGGCGACTTCAACGAGAGTGCCCCGCAGGGCCGGCACAACGACCGGCCAAGGTTCCGGTCACATCCGAAGATACTGGCCACGGCGCGCGCCGTGGTCTCGATGGATGCTGCCCGGTCCGACCCGACAATCACCAGAGGCGGACCCGATGAACGACCATGTCCCCGTGCGCGCCACCGCGGCCCGCGCGCCCCAGCCACGCAGCATGCGCAAGATCGCCTTCGCGAGCGTCATCGGCACCACCGTCGAGTGGTACGATCTGTTCGTCTTCGGCACCGCATCGGCGCTCGTCTTCAACAAGGTGTTCTTTCCGAGCTTCGATCCGCTCGCCGGCACGCTGCTGGCGTTCGGCACCTTCGCTTCGGCCTATCTTGCGCGCATCGTTGGTGCGGCGCTCTTCGGCCACTTCGGCGACAGGCTCGGCCGCAAGTCCATGCTGTTGACCTCTTTGCTCATCATGGGGCTCGCCACCTTCGCCATAGGCCTCCTACCGAACTATTCGGTCATCGGCATTTGGGCTCCGATCCTCCTTCTGACGCTCCGGCTCATTCAGGGCCTCGCGCTGGGCGGCGAATGGGGTGGTGCGGTGCTCATGGCGGTGGAACATGCGCCGGACAACCGCCGGGGCCTCTATGGCTCCTGGGTGCAGATCGGCGTGCCCGCCGGCACGCTGCTCGCCAATTTCGCCTTCCTCATCGCCAATGCGCTCATGTCCACGGAGGCGCTCGTCTCCTGGGGCTGGCGCATTCCATTCCTGGTCAGCATCCTGCTGGTGGCGGTCGGGCTTTACGTGCGGCTCAACACGGCCGAGACGCCGTCCTTCCAGAAGGTGAAGACGGCGGGCGCGCAAGCGAGCGTTCCTTTCGTCGCGCTGATGGCGAAGAACTGGAAGCGGGTGGTTCTGGGCGGTGTCGCCACCATGTCCACCGGCACCTCCTTCAATCTCATCGTCGCCTTCGGCCTCACCTATGGCACGCAGACGCTGGGCTTCTCGCGCAATGAGATGCTCTCCATCGCGCTCCTGTCCTGCGGTGCCTGCCTGCTGCTGCTTCCGGCCTTCGGCCTCCTCTCCGACGTGATCGGCCGCAAGCCGGTGATCGTCGGCGGCATCATCGCGGAGGCCATCGTTGCCTTCCCGCTGTTCTGGCTCATGGACACCAAGGTCTTCAGCCTCGCGCTGGTCGGCTATCTGCTGATGATGACGGCGTTCGCCGCCAATTACGGGCCGATCGCCACCTTCCTCGCGGAGCTGTTCGGCACCAAGGTGCGTTATTCGGGCCTGTCCATCAGCTACATGCTCTCCGGCGTGCTGGGCAGCGCGGCGACGCCCATCGTCACCACGGCACTGCTTCAGGCGACCGGCACGGGATCGTCGGTCGCCTGGTACATGATCGGCTCGGCTGCCATCTCGACCATCGCGCTGCTGATGCTGGTGGAGACGCTGAAGGCCGATCTCGCCGAAGCGCACTGACGTGCGGGCGGGAGCGGCCGGCTCCCGCGATCACTCACGGCCCGACCGGTGCCTCTATGTCGGCGTTCGCATCCTCGAACGCCGACATTTCCTCCATGAAGGCCTGCTCCGCGGGACTGTAGCGGAGCGCCGGATTGGAGAGAAAATAGACGTCGGCGCCCAGCGCATCGAGGCCGGGGAGGGGGAGGGGCCACAGTGCGCCTTCCGCCACATCCCGCGCCGCCGCTTCCAGCGGCAGAGTGCCGATGCCGACGCCAGCGTTGACGAAGCGCCTGACCTCGAACAGGTCGGGGCTCGTCGCCACCACCCGGCGGGCGATATCGGCGCCGAGGCGCAGGGTCAGCATCGGCTCCAGCGAGTTGGACACCTCGGCGCAGGCGAACGAGACCCAGGGTTCGTTGCGGATGGCGTCGAAGTCGATCGCTTCCACGCCGAACAGGCGATGGCCGCGCCCACAGAAGACGCCGAACCGCTCGCGGAACAGGAACCGGCAAGAGAGCGTGGGAAGGGGTTTGGCCAGAAGGCAGATGCCGAAGGGCGTGAGCTGCTGCGAGACGGCCCGCACGATGCCGTAGCTGCTGGACACTTCCACATTGTAGGAAATGCCGGGGTGCTTGGCGTTGAGCCGCCGCACAACCGCATCAAGCCCGCTATTCACCAGATGGGTCACGATCTCGATCCGCACCAGCCCGGTCAGGCTGCTGGAAGAGGGGGCGATGCCGGGATCGAGAGTGAGGATGGCGCGATAGAGTTCGCGGCACTGCTGGTAGAGCGCCTCGCCCTGCGGCGTGAGACGCATGGGCCGGCAGCCCCGCTCGAAGAGCCGGCACTCGCAGGTCTCTTCCAACCGCTTCAAAGCGGCGCTGACGCTCGGCTGCTGGAGCAGCAGGCGCTCGGCGGCGCGCGTTACGCTCCGCTCTTCGGCGATCACGAGGAACGTGCGCAGCAGGTTCCAGTCGAGCCCGTGCGTCCAGTGGCGGGATGGCGGCATTTTCGGCCCTTGTGATGCCTGTCCATCCTACCCCTGCCGGATGCGTAAGGGCCAGCCCGGTTGCTGGCCCGATCCACTGGGGAAGGGCACCGGTCCTCCGGTGCCCTTTGCCGGTCAGCTGCCCTTGCGGCTGGCAAGCTGGGGAATGAACAGATCGCTCCAGGCCTTCGGCTTGACCTTGATGGAGCCGGCAGCGTGCATGAAGTCGGCGAACTGCATGATGCCGTCCGGTGTCGTGGAGAAGCGCGTATCCTTGTCGTTCAGCATTTCAAGGATCTCCTCCACGGAGGTCTTCACCTTGGCGTTCCGCACGTAGATCTCGGCCGCTGCCTGCTTGTTGGCGGCGATGAAGGCATCCGCCTCATCCAGCGCGTCGAGGAAGGCCTGCGTGACCTTCGGATTGGCATCCACGAACTTCTTCGGCGCAAACGTCACGTCGAGCGTGATGGGGCCGATGACATCGACGGAATTTGCCACCCGATGCACCTTTGGGTCCTTCAGCTCCAGATAGGAGAAGGGCGGCGAAGTGAAGTGGGCATTGATCTCGGTCTTGCCGCCGACGAGGGCCGCGAGCGCCTCGGGGTGGGGCAGGCTCACCGTGAGCGGGTCGAGCTTGGCATAGTTCTCGCGGCCGAATTCGTGCGCCGCCATCATCTGCAGCACCACGGCCGAGAGCGAGGTCTTGATGCCGGGAAGGGCGATCTTGTCGCCCGCCTTGAAGTCCTTGAGCGAATTGATGTTCGGGCTGTTGGTGTTCATCCACAGCGCGGTGGCGCTGAGGCCGCTGATGCCCACCACCTCCACGTTCGGGATGCCCTTCGCCTTGGCCCAGAGCGTGATGAAGCCGGGCGCGCCGGTGCCAGCAAAATCGAGCGAGCCGGCCATCATGGCGTCATTGATGACATTGCCGCCATCGAGCATCAGCCACGTGACCTTGAGCGGGCCGAGGCCGGCCTTCTCGGCCTGCTTCTCCAACAGCTTCTGGTCTTCCATGACGATGAGCGGCAGATAGAGGATGCCGTAGCCCTTGGAGATGCGGACTTCCTTCACCTCGGCCCGCGCTGCGGGGACGGCGGCGACGAGAGCGGCCGCGGCGAGCGCGAGCGCCCGCAAGGTTTTTAGGATGCTCATGTGGTTTCCTCCCATGTGCCTTGTCGGCTGTTGTTCGCGAATATGGATCGGGCTCGTGCCTGGCTGTCTCGGGCGGCCGGCCGGCACGCCGGCCGCCCACCCGCATTCAGTGCTGCATGCCCCAGCGGCGCACGGTCTTGCGCTCGATGGTGGCGAAGCCGACGTTCTCCACGATGAGGCCGATCAGGATCACCGTCAGGAGGCCGGCGAAGACGTTGGAGGTCTCGAGCTGGTTGCGGTTCTCGAAGATGAACCAGCCGAGGCCGCCGGAGCCGGAGGATACGCCGAACACCAGCTCGGCGGCGATCAGCGTGCGCCAGGCGAAGGCCCAACCCACCTTGAGGCCGGTGAGGATGGCCGGGAAGGCGGCGGGGATCAGGATGAGGCGCACCAGCTTGAGGCCCCGCAACCCGTAATTCATGCCGACCATCCGCATGGTGTTGGAGACCGAGCGGAAGCCGGAATGCGTGTTGAGCGCTATGGCCCACAGCACGGAATGGACGAGCACGAAGATGACGCTGCCCTGACCGAGTCCAAACCAGATGAGCGCCAGCGGGAGCAGCGCGATGGCGGGAAGCGGGTTGAACATGGAGGTCAGCGCCTCCAGCAGGTCGGCACCGAGGCGGGAGCCGATGGCCAGCGTCGTCAGGATGGCGGCGAGCACGATGCCGATGCCGTAGCCGATGAGCAGCGTCTGCAACGACACCAGCACGCGCTGGGGGATCACCCCGTTGGCGATGTTGTCGATGAGGGCGGTCAGCGTCTCGGTGAAGGTGGGGAACAGCAGGGGATTGCCGAGCCAGCGGCCATAGGCTTCCCAGAGCCCCGCCAGCACCAGCAGGATGAAGGCCTTGCGCACGGCGCCGATGCCGTAGATGCGCTCGAACCAGGAGAGGCTCGCCTCCACCTGCACGTCGCCGGCGGTGGTGTCGGGCTTGATGATCTCGGGGCGCAGGAGAAGGGTCTCGCTCATGATCGTCTCCTCAGTGCCCGAACAGCATGTCGTTGATGCGGGTTTCCAGCTGCACCGCCGCCGGGGTGCCCATGGCCTCGGCCGGCACGCTGTTCAGCTCCGCGCGCACGCGGCCGGGATGTGGCGACAGCAGGAGGATGCGGGTGCCGATCTTGATGGCCTCCTCGATGGAGTGCGTCACGAACAGCACCGTGAAGCGCGTGTCCTCCCAGAGCTGGAGCAACTCGTCCTGCATCTTGCGTCGGGTGAGCGCATCGAGCGCCGCGAACGGCTCGTCCATGAGCAGCACGTCCGGCTCCATGGCCATGCCGCGCGCAATGGCGACACGCTGCTTCATGCCGCCCGAGAGCATGTGCGGATAGCTGTCGATGAACTTGGTGAGGCCCACCTTATCGATATAAGCGGCGGCCCGTTCCTGTGCCTCCGCACCCTCGAGGCGGCCGCTGGCGGTGAGGGCGAAGACCACATTCTCCCGAACGGTCTTCCAAGGCAGGAGCTGGTCGAACTCCTGGAACACCATCATGCGGTCGGGGCCGGGCTCTTTCACCTCGTGGCCCTTGAGGCGGATCTTGCCTTCGGTCGGCCGGAGATAGCCGCCGATAGCCTTCAGCAGGGTGGACTTGCCGCAGCCCGACGGACCGAGCAGCAC
The Azorhizobium caulinodans ORS 571 genome window above contains:
- a CDS encoding amidohydrolase, with translation MDLDLLLRKARLSDGRRVVIGIADGRIALIEEEGAPVPPARESLDLANAVVLPGFTDGHLHLDKTLLGLPWRPHDAAPSVRARIEAEKAFRRGECSTLAERGAEKLLELALRHGTTSLRTHVDIDDVTRLDYLAQVLEIRERWRGRVDIQIVAFPQSGILSCPPVADLLEEALRMGADLVGGLDPLGHDGDLHAPLDVVFGLAERHGRGIDIHLHDGGEAGLSEIMEIAHRTKVTGLGGTVTISHAFALADADARAFDAVAGLLREAGVAILSSIPGGDRCPPLLRLREAGVSVFFGSDNVRDCWNPASVVGMADRTMLATYRFGLRTDADIAGLIDHVTRIPHAVTGLGPGTLAPGAPADLLAFDVETVPQIVVERRLPTLVMKGGVRQV
- a CDS encoding RidA family protein translates to MSAPEIIEVPVVSEAIRRLGAPTSALVRAGGLLFTCGMPPLDLATGAIVGGPIEVQAECSLDALAFALAHAGSSLDRVVKATVFVTDPALMGPVNRIYAARFTGGFPARTSAAIKPWSQPFDIEIECVAMA
- a CDS encoding Zn-dependent hydrolase — protein: MHRHANLRPNMDRLWSTLARSAEIGTTARGGLRRLALTAEDGEVRRVFQRWCEEAGCQLTVDGIGNMFAVRPGQEADGKVVLVGSHLDTQIKGGRFDGILGVLAGLEVIRTLNDHGIETRLPVAVVNWTNEEGARFEPPMIGSAIFTGDKSLDFALSRTDKDGITLGAALDAISFRGTGGLRPDQCDSLFELHIEQGPRLDAAKIQLGVVTGAFAVRGFVVEVIGETGHVGPTPMPDRHNALVGAAHVTLAIEEIGWELHPTGGKSTTMRLVAEPNLLGILPDRVEMTCDMRHPDNAVVSQALERFIARLPELEAKSRCKIRLHEGWSYGGMAFDRDRVGLVRGAAEALGYTHMDMLTEAGHDAMHVANHLPTAMIFTPCEGGLSHNELENVTLADIEPGVNVLLQAVLARAA
- a CDS encoding MFS transporter, coding for MNDHVPVRATAARAPQPRSMRKIAFASVIGTTVEWYDLFVFGTASALVFNKVFFPSFDPLAGTLLAFGTFASAYLARIVGAALFGHFGDRLGRKSMLLTSLLIMGLATFAIGLLPNYSVIGIWAPILLLTLRLIQGLALGGEWGGAVLMAVEHAPDNRRGLYGSWVQIGVPAGTLLANFAFLIANALMSTEALVSWGWRIPFLVSILLVAVGLYVRLNTAETPSFQKVKTAGAQASVPFVALMAKNWKRVVLGGVATMSTGTSFNLIVAFGLTYGTQTLGFSRNEMLSIALLSCGACLLLLPAFGLLSDVIGRKPVIVGGIIAEAIVAFPLFWLMDTKVFSLALVGYLLMMTAFAANYGPIATFLAELFGTKVRYSGLSISYMLSGVLGSAATPIVTTALLQATGTGSSVAWYMIGSAAISTIALLMLVETLKADLAEAH
- a CDS encoding LysR family transcriptional regulator, whose amino-acid sequence is MPPSRHWTHGLDWNLLRTFLVIAEERSVTRAAERLLLQQPSVSAALKRLEETCECRLFERGCRPMRLTPQGEALYQQCRELYRAILTLDPGIAPSSSSLTGLVRIEIVTHLVNSGLDAVVRRLNAKHPGISYNVEVSSSYGIVRAVSQQLTPFGICLLAKPLPTLSCRFLFRERFGVFCGRGHRLFGVEAIDFDAIRNEPWVSFACAEVSNSLEPMLTLRLGADIARRVVATSPDLFEVRRFVNAGVGIGTLPLEAAARDVAEGALWPLPLPGLDALGADVYFLSNPALRYSPAEQAFMEEMSAFEDANADIEAPVGP
- a CDS encoding ABC transporter substrate-binding protein; its protein translation is MSILKTLRALALAAAALVAAVPAARAEVKEVRISKGYGILYLPLIVMEDQKLLEKQAEKAGLGPLKVTWLMLDGGNVINDAMMAGSLDFAGTGAPGFITLWAKAKGIPNVEVVGISGLSATALWMNTNSPNINSLKDFKAGDKIALPGIKTSLSAVVLQMMAAHEFGRENYAKLDPLTVSLPHPEALAALVGGKTEINAHFTSPPFSYLELKDPKVHRVANSVDVIGPITLDVTFAPKKFVDANPKVTQAFLDALDEADAFIAANKQAAAEIYVRNAKVKTSVEEILEMLNDKDTRFSTTPDGIMQFADFMHAAGSIKVKPKAWSDLFIPQLASRKGS
- a CDS encoding ABC transporter permease, whose amino-acid sequence is MSETLLLRPEIIKPDTTAGDVQVEASLSWFERIYGIGAVRKAFILLVLAGLWEAYGRWLGNPLLFPTFTETLTALIDNIANGVIPQRVLVSLQTLLIGYGIGIVLAAILTTLAIGSRLGADLLEALTSMFNPLPAIALLPLALIWFGLGQGSVIFVLVHSVLWAIALNTHSGFRSVSNTMRMVGMNYGLRGLKLVRLILIPAAFPAILTGLKVGWAFAWRTLIAAELVFGVSSGSGGLGWFIFENRNQLETSNVFAGLLTVILIGLIVENVGFATIERKTVRRWGMQH
- a CDS encoding ABC transporter ATP-binding protein yields the protein MNAHQPQSIGAPLLSVEGVTLQYKTPGSLVTATYRVDFDVYDSDRFVLLGPSGCGKSTLLKAIGGYLRPTEGKIRLKGHEVKEPGPDRMMVFQEFDQLLPWKTVRENVVFALTASGRLEGAEAQERAAAYIDKVGLTKFIDSYPHMLSGGMKQRVAIARGMAMEPDVLLMDEPFAALDALTRRKMQDELLQLWEDTRFTVLFVTHSIEEAIKIGTRILLLSPHPGRVRAELNSVPAEAMGTPAAVQLETRINDMLFGH